The following are from one region of the Natronosporangium hydrolyticum genome:
- a CDS encoding IS4 family transposase — MAVPQGQEDEQVSGDRLTDHIGLGVLSARFGRDLIEEVINDTGVREKRRRLLPAHVMIRYAIALGLYSNESYEEVMRRLVGNLRKLGSWVDDWQVPTASAICQARKRLGAAPVKELFDRAAVPIATTGTKGAWLARRRLMAIDGTSFDVPDSDANVEHFGRIGSGPKASAFPKLQVMALAECGTRAIVAAVPGAARAGERTLAAELVDKIEPDMLVTADAGLYSWELFNSFADTGADLLWRIGASVSIGHLRWLADGSYLALIYRPGLDADRRARLAAAAKTGAEVPAELARLVRVVEYTVPDRNPGGELIAVVTTMLDPRQVDAGELAGAYHQRWEEESAIDEVKTDLRGRGQVLRSKTPELVEQELWGLLLAHYGIRALLVDAADEAGYDPDRTSFIRGLRVVRRQVTDQAAISP, encoded by the coding sequence ATGGCGGTGCCGCAGGGGCAGGAAGATGAGCAGGTTTCGGGTGACCGGCTGACCGACCACATCGGGCTGGGTGTGCTGTCGGCGAGGTTCGGCCGGGACCTGATCGAGGAAGTCATCAACGACACCGGTGTACGGGAGAAACGCCGCCGGCTGCTTCCTGCTCATGTGATGATCCGCTACGCGATCGCCTTGGGCCTGTACTCAAACGAGTCCTATGAGGAAGTGATGCGGCGGCTGGTGGGGAACCTTCGTAAGCTCGGTTCGTGGGTCGATGACTGGCAGGTGCCCACCGCCTCGGCGATCTGCCAGGCCCGTAAACGGCTGGGTGCGGCACCGGTCAAGGAACTGTTCGACCGGGCAGCGGTGCCGATCGCCACCACTGGTACGAAGGGGGCGTGGCTGGCAAGGCGCCGGCTGATGGCTATCGACGGCACCAGCTTCGACGTGCCCGACAGCGACGCCAACGTGGAACATTTCGGGCGGATCGGGTCGGGTCCGAAGGCTTCGGCGTTCCCGAAACTGCAGGTGATGGCCCTGGCCGAGTGCGGCACCCGGGCGATCGTGGCCGCGGTGCCCGGCGCGGCCCGCGCCGGGGAACGAACCCTGGCCGCCGAACTGGTCGACAAGATCGAGCCGGACATGCTGGTCACCGCCGATGCCGGCTTGTACTCCTGGGAGTTGTTCAACAGCTTCGCCGATACGGGTGCTGACCTGCTCTGGCGCATCGGCGCGTCGGTGTCGATCGGGCACCTGCGGTGGCTGGCCGACGGCTCCTACCTGGCCCTGATCTACCGGCCCGGGCTGGACGCCGACCGGCGTGCCCGGCTGGCCGCGGCGGCCAAAACCGGCGCCGAGGTGCCTGCCGAACTGGCCCGCCTGGTGCGGGTGGTCGAGTACACCGTGCCCGACCGTAACCCCGGCGGTGAGCTGATCGCCGTGGTCACCACCATGCTGGATCCGCGGCAGGTCGACGCTGGCGAGCTGGCCGGCGCCTACCACCAGCGCTGGGAAGAGGAATCGGCTATCGACGAGGTCAAGACCGACCTGCGGGGCCGTGGCCAAGTGTTGCGGTCGAAGACCCCCGAGTTGGTCGAGCAGGAGCTGTGGGGCCTGCTGCTGGCACACTACGGCATCCGCGCCCTACTGGTCGACGCCGCCGACGAGGCTGGCTACGACCCCGACCGGACATCGTTCATACGTGGCCTTCGTGTGGTCCGCCGCCAGGTCACCGACCAGGCGGCTATTTCCCCCTGA
- a CDS encoding AAA family ATPase — MADAKHAPARFWAVDLHIHTPASNDVDFRTYGASDARQIVEAALAAGLHAIAVTDHNTADWCDAMAEAARDTPLVVLPGVELSTAEGHLLAIWEEGTPAQFIEDVLVELGILRADHGDLHKALRTGFADTAKIISARGGLTIAAHADREKGLLKLPVADHVNRTLLDPTIAAVEVVDITEAEKIRTRLHGKRDLAVVRSSDTTAPGASAHALHGIGHRRTWIKASRPDLRGLRHALADPPLRVRLVEPAAPEHTVIESVTVTGGFLDAQQFEFSGDLTCLLGGTGTGKSLLIELVRFALDQQSDPDDFPQVRREVESRLRYALTSGSTVEIVLTRGHARCLVRRAYFEDGSTQPEFIGDTEQLTGPSGRIPITGFSQGEVIEYARTEVGRMALIDPALDLTEFEIRETDTVARLNDNGRLIAELESTIAQARHRLQALPEVEKRLEELSGLFDDEVVKMQCR; from the coding sequence ATGGCAGATGCGAAGCACGCGCCCGCGCGATTCTGGGCTGTCGACCTTCACATTCATACCCCAGCGTCGAATGATGTCGATTTCCGTACCTACGGCGCCAGCGACGCCCGACAGATCGTCGAAGCGGCGCTCGCCGCGGGACTGCACGCGATCGCCGTCACAGACCACAACACCGCCGACTGGTGCGACGCGATGGCGGAGGCTGCCCGGGACACCCCTCTCGTGGTGCTACCCGGCGTGGAACTCAGCACAGCCGAAGGCCACCTCCTCGCCATCTGGGAAGAAGGCACACCGGCACAGTTCATCGAGGACGTACTCGTCGAACTTGGGATCCTCCGCGCCGACCACGGCGACCTCCACAAGGCCCTGCGCACCGGCTTCGCCGATACCGCGAAGATCATTTCCGCCAGGGGCGGTCTGACGATAGCGGCACACGCCGACCGGGAGAAGGGTCTGCTCAAGCTTCCCGTCGCTGACCACGTAAACCGGACCCTGCTGGACCCTACCATCGCGGCCGTCGAGGTCGTCGACATCACCGAGGCCGAGAAGATCAGAACTCGGCTCCATGGCAAACGCGACCTGGCGGTCGTCCGCAGCTCCGACACCACCGCGCCCGGCGCGAGTGCCCACGCCCTCCACGGCATCGGGCACCGCCGGACCTGGATCAAGGCATCGAGGCCGGATCTGCGCGGGCTGCGGCACGCGCTGGCCGATCCGCCGCTGCGAGTGCGCCTGGTGGAGCCCGCGGCGCCAGAGCACACGGTGATCGAGTCGGTGACAGTGACCGGCGGGTTCCTCGACGCTCAGCAGTTCGAGTTCTCAGGCGACCTCACCTGCCTGCTCGGCGGCACCGGCACAGGCAAGTCGCTACTCATCGAGCTGGTCCGGTTTGCGCTCGACCAGCAGAGCGATCCCGACGACTTCCCACAGGTCCGCAGAGAGGTAGAGTCCCGGCTCAGATACGCCCTGACCTCGGGCTCGACCGTCGAGATCGTGCTCACCCGCGGTCACGCGCGGTGCCTCGTGCGCCGCGCGTACTTCGAGGACGGGTCCACACAGCCCGAGTTCATCGGCGACACCGAGCAGTTGACCGGCCCGTCCGGCCGGATCCCGATCACCGGATTCTCCCAGGGCGAGGTGATCGAGTACGCGCGAACGGAGGTCGGCCGGATGGCGCTCATCGACCCCGCACTCGACCTGACCGAGTTCGAGATCCGCGAAACGGACACGGTAGCCCGGCTCAACGACAACGGCCGTCTCATCGCCGAGCTCGAGTCGACGATCGCGCAAGCCCGGCACAGATTGCAGGCCCTGCCGGAGGTCGAGAAGCGGCTGGAGGAGCTGTCCGGCTTGTTCGACGATGAGGTCGTCAAGATGCAATGCCGTTAA
- a CDS encoding IS110 family transposase produces the protein MRLCVGDDWAKDHHDIEVINEVGKVLVRSGYLKGSRESGNRTS, from the coding sequence ATGCGGCTGTGCGTGGGTGATGACTGGGCAAAGGACCATCACGACATCGAGGTGATCAACGAGGTCGGCAAGGTGCTGGTCAGAAGCGGCTACCTGAAGGGGTCGCGCGAATCGGGCAACCGCACGAGCTGA
- a CDS encoding M48 family metallopeptidase yields the protein MNPEVSEPKPVKISDLEPRQVVLVHELAHLNHPGTPPTFWATVERALPDYERRKNDLLIAGARLWLGWATRQTNTRPDQQRPRLPPENPVRGSTNGDK from the coding sequence GTGAATCCGGAGGTCAGCGAGCCGAAACCCGTCAAGATCAGCGATCTTGAGCCAAGACAGGTCGTCCTCGTCCACGAACTGGCCCACCTCAACCACCCCGGCACACCCCCGACGTTCTGGGCCACCGTCGAACGAGCCCTACCCGACTACGAACGCCGCAAGAACGACCTCCTCATCGCAGGCGCCCGCCTCTGGCTCGGCTGGGCCACGCGACAGACCAACACCAGGCCTGATCAACAGCGCCCCCGTTTACCCCCCGAAAACCCCGTCCGCGGATCGACGAACGGCGACAAGTAG
- a CDS encoding endonuclease domain-containing protein yields MATGTESASRPTQQLSLVGTDGTTRPVTIADFAWPEHKVAVFCDGWQHHHYPERQASDKAKRDQLADAGWTVLSFWGGEIVRDAEGCATAIIQQLRRT; encoded by the coding sequence GTGGCCACCGGTACCGAATCTGCCTCACGACCGACCCAGCAACTCTCATTAGTCGGGACGGACGGCACCACCCGCCCCGTCACGATCGCCGACTTCGCCTGGCCCGAGCACAAGGTCGCGGTCTTCTGTGACGGGTGGCAACACCACCACTACCCCGAACGGCAGGCATCCGACAAAGCCAAGCGCGACCAACTAGCCGACGCCGGATGGACTGTGCTGTCGTTCTGGGGTGGCGAGATCGTCCGCGACGCCGAGGGCTGCGCAACAGCGATCATCCAACAACTTCGTCGAACATAG